GCGCTCCTTGAGCAGCCAAGCCAGGCGCGAGGGCTTGCGGCCGTCGAGCAGCCAGCGCGGAAAGCTCGGCGCCAGTTTGCCGCCGTAGCGGAACTCGGCGAGCACGATCCTGCCGCGCTCGACCGTCAACGGGCACGAACCGTAGCCATCGTAATGCGCGGCGCGCGCGTGTCGGCCAAGGTTGGCGAGCAGGTTGTGGGCGACGACCGGGGCCTGCTTGCGCGCGGCCGCCGCGGTTTTGGCGTTCGGCGCGTTGATGACGTCGCCGAGGCCGAACACGTTGGGATAGCGCTTGCTGTGCAGCGTCGCCGGATCGACGTCGAGCCAGCCCGCAGAATCTGCGAGAGGACTGGCGCGGATGAAGTCCGGCGCACGTTGCGGCGGCACGGCGTGCAGCATGTCGAAGCGCACCTCGTCGTGGCGCTCGCCGTCGGGGGTCGCGACGGCGAAGGTGGCGCTGCGGCTGGCACCGTCGACCGCGACCAGGCGCCGGCCGAAGCGCAGGTCGATGCCGTAGGCGCGCACATACTCCATCAATGCCGGCACGTAGTCGGCCACGCCGAACAGGACCGCACCGGCCGAATGGAACTGCACGTCGGCCTTGCCGAGGACGCTGCGCCGGCGCCAGGCGTCGCAGGACAGATACATCGCTTTTTGCGGCGCCCCCGCGCATTTGATCGGCATCGGCGGCTGGGTGAACAGGGCGGTGCCGCCCTGGAAGCGTTCGACCAGCTCGGCCGTGTAGGGGGCAAGCTTATAGTCGTAGTTGGACGTGACGCCGTTGCTTCCGAGGGCCGCGCGCAGGCCGTCGACGGCGTCCCAGTCCAGGGTCAGTCCCGGACATACCACCAGTTGGTCATATCCGACGAACTGGCCGTTGTCGAGCACGACCGCATTGTGGTCTGGATCGAAACACACGACCTTGGCCTTGATGCGGCGCACCCCGGCCGGGATCACCGTGTCCATCGGACGCATCGTCTGCGCCGGATGAAACACGCCGGCGCCCACCATAGTCCAGCCGGGCTGGTAGTAATGGGTGTCGGCGGGATCGACGATGGCGATGTCGAGCGCGGCATCGCGCGCCAGCAGGCTCGCCGCTACCGCGATACCCGCGGCGCCAGCCCCGCTGATCAGCACCTGATGCGACGACGAGATCAAGGCTTCGCGCCACGGGCCCGGGGCCGCGATACGCGGCAGCAGCGTGGCCAGGTCGTGCCCGGCGCGCGCGGCGCGGGCGAGGATCTCCTGCGGCGGCATGGCCTGGCCACAGGTCAACGCCCACAGCGAGGCACTGCGTTTGCCGCTACGGCAGTAGGCGAGCACCGGGCCATGCAGATCGTCCAGCAGACTGCCGAACGCCGTCACGAGCTGGTCGTTCAAGCCATTCGGCTCGACCGGTAAATAAAACGTGCGGATGCCGGCGGTCAGCGCGCTCGCCTGGATGTCGCGGTAGTCCGGCTGGTCCGCGGCTTCGCCATCCGGGCGGTTGCAGATGATTGCGTCGTAGCCGGCGGCGGCGATCGCGGCGACGTCAGCCGGATGAATTTGCGGCGAGACCGAAAATTTTCCGGTCAGATGGGTAATGCGCATGGATGGCTCCAGATCGTGGCTCGGGTCAGATTGCATTGATTGGGATCTTCAGGTAGCGGATGCCGTTCTCCTCCACCGGCGGTAGCGCGCCGGCGCGCATGTTGACCTGTACCGCGGGCAGCATCAGCACGGGCATCGGCAGCGAAGCGTCGCGCTTTGTGCGCATGTCGACGAACTGGTCCACACTGGTGCCGTCGCGCACATGGATGTTGCAGGCGCGCGCTTCGGCGACCGTGGTGACGTACTGCAGCTCGCGACCGCCCGGCTGATAGTCGTGGCACATGTAAAGGCGCGTTGCGTCGGGCAGTTCGAGCAACTGGCGGATCGACGTGAACAGGATGCGTGCATCGCCGCCAGGGAAGTCGCAGCGTGCGGTGCCGTGGTCGGGCATGAACATCGTGTCGCCCACGAAGGCAGCTACGTCATCGCCTTCTTGAAACACGTAAGTGACGCATGCCGGTGTATGTCCCGGTGTATGCAGGACCTGGGCCTGCAAGCCACCCACCGTGAAACATTCACCGTCGCGAAACAGGTGGTCGAACTGGCGGCCGTCCGGCACGAATTCGGGCTCCGCATGGAACAGGATCCCGAATACGTTCTGGACACTGCGGATGTGTTCGCCAATCGCAATACGCCCGCCGA
This genomic stretch from Massilia sp. 9096 harbors:
- a CDS encoding MBL fold metallo-hydrolase, encoding MNNLHIEGLFDSTTSTVSYIVMDTHSKACAIIDSVLDFDPKSGRTTTASADRIVERVQALDGWVEWILETHAHADHFSAAPYLKQRLGGRIAIGEHIRSVQNVFGILFHAEPEFVPDGRQFDHLFRDGECFTVGGLQAQVLHTPGHTPACVTYVFQEGDDVAAFVGDTMFMPDHGTARCDFPGGDARILFTSIRQLLELPDATRLYMCHDYQPGGRELQYVTTVAEARACNIHVRDGTSVDQFVDMRTKRDASLPMPVLMLPAVQVNMRAGALPPVEENGIRYLKIPINAI
- a CDS encoding bifunctional protein tyrosine phosphatase family protein/NAD(P)/FAD-dependent oxidoreductase, giving the protein MRITHLTGKFSVSPQIHPADVAAIAAAGYDAIICNRPDGEAADQPDYRDIQASALTAGIRTFYLPVEPNGLNDQLVTAFGSLLDDLHGPVLAYCRSGKRSASLWALTCGQAMPPQEILARAARAGHDLATLLPRIAAPGPWREALISSSHQVLISGAGAAGIAVAASLLARDAALDIAIVDPADTHYYQPGWTMVGAGVFHPAQTMRPMDTVIPAGVRRIKAKVVCFDPDHNAVVLDNGQFVGYDQLVVCPGLTLDWDAVDGLRAALGSNGVTSNYDYKLAPYTAELVERFQGGTALFTQPPMPIKCAGAPQKAMYLSCDAWRRRSVLGKADVQFHSAGAVLFGVADYVPALMEYVRAYGIDLRFGRRLVAVDGASRSATFAVATPDGERHDEVRFDMLHAVPPQRAPDFIRASPLADSAGWLDVDPATLHSKRYPNVFGLGDVINAPNAKTAAAARKQAPVVAHNLLANLGRHARAAHYDGYGSCPLTVERGRIVLAEFRYGGKLAPSFPRWLLDGRKPSRLAWLLKERILPPLYWHGMLKGREWMASPAIDA